Part of the Kamptonema formosum PCC 6407 genome, TTTACCGTCCCGGTAGATAGTTTTGAAGCTTACCGCAACTGGCTAGGTAAAGTAAGTCAATCTTTACAAGTAGAACAAGTGCGGATGTTAGATGAACCCACCGCCGCCGCTTTGGGTTACGGTTTGGCAGATAGGGAAATTCTGCTAGTAATAGACTTTGGTGGTGGCACTCTCGACCTTTCTTTAGTTAGATTAGATAATTCTGAAGGTAAAAAACCTCTAGGCTTCATTCTTAAATGGGGCGAAAAACTCCTCGCTGAATCTTCAGGACAAAAGCTAAAAACCGCCCGTGTTTTAGCTAAAGCTGGGCAAAACTTAGGCGGTTCTGATATTGATAACTGGCTGGTAGATTATTTTGCCCAGTCGCAAGGATTGGCGAAATCTCCTTTAACAACTCGTTTGGCAGAACGCTTAAAAATTCAGTTGTCCCTGCAATCGAAGGCCACAGAAGTTTATTTCAATGACGAAACTTTTGATAGTTACGAACTAGAATTAGAGCGCGATCGCTTCGAGAATATCCTTGCCGAACATCAGTTTTTTGATAACCTGGACGAGTGCATGAATCAAGTATTGCAGCAAGCGCGTCGTCAAGGCATAGAAACGGCAGACATTGATGCAGTTTTATTAGTTGGTGGGACAGTCCAAATTCCAGCAGTTCAAACTTGGGTAGAGAAGTATTTTAACTCAACAAAAATTAGGTGCCAGAAGCCATTTGAAGCGATCGCGCACGGTGCTTTGCAACTAAGTCAAGGCGTAGAAGTGAAAGATTTTCTCTATCACAGCTATGGTATTCGCTATTGGAACCGCCGCGACAATTGTCACAGTTGGCATCCTTTGATTAAATCCGGCCAAGCTTATCCGATGAGCGAACCAATAGAATTAGTATTAGGCGCATCTATCGAAAGTCAGCCCAGTATTGAATTAATTGTAGGGGAATTGGGAGCGGAAACTGGCGGCACAGAGGTTTATTTTGATGGCGATCGCTTGGTAACTCGTCAGTTATCTGGGAGGACATCTGTACAAGCACTTAACGATCGGGAGGGCGCACGCAGTATTGCTCAGTTAAATCCGCCTGGGTATCCGGGAAGCGATCGCATTAAAATCCTATTTCGAGTGGACAACCAGCGATTTTTGCGAATGACAGTAGAAGACTTGTTAACAACCCAAACCCTATTAGAAGATAAACCTGTTGTACAGCTAAGTTAGACTAATTGGTAATTGGTAATTGGTAATTGGTAATTGGTAATTGCTAATTGCTAATTGCTAATTGCTAATTGCTAACAACTAACAACTAACAACCAACAACTAACAACTAAGATTTATGTACTACCACAGGCGTGCCTACATCAGCCCATTCAAATAGCCATTTAGCATGATCAACTGCAACATTTGTGCAGCCGTGAGTCACGGGATTGCCAAACAAATTATGCCAATCAGCCCCGTGAATTGCATTACCACCGTCGTAATACATTGTATAAGGAACATTGGGTAAATCATAGTCATCCCCAGTCATCCGGGTAGTTACGTACTTAGTTTGAATAGCAAAAGTTCCAACGCGGGTAGGAGTTGATGATTTACCTGTAGAAACAATAACTGCATAAACTGCTTTATTACCTTCCCAAGCTACCAATCGCTGCCGGGATAAGTCAATTTCAATCCATCGTTGATTGGATTGTTGTAACTGCATAATTCTATAAGCAATTTTGTTGTGTGCCTCGTTTGCCGTTGCCGGAGTTGACGCGCCACACAAAGCGGAAATGCTCAAAGCACTACAAGCACACAAAGTTACAGCGCGACGCAACCAAATTGAGCTAATAATGTTTTTCATTCTTCACACCTCTGAGGTTTGGAAAACTAGATAATTTCAGGGTTTCCCATTTACATAATATAGCTAAAGATTTTATCCTGATCGCAGGCAACTTATCTGTTATAGCATTCTTGCCTAATCTTTACCCTTCAGGTTAAATTCTTTACAAGATTACGAGCCAACTGTGCGATCGCGTCCCAATCTCCAGTTTCTACTAGCTGTTGAGGAAACAAATCCCCTGCCAAACCCACCGCGATCGCGCCTGCTTCGATAAATATTTTAGCATTTTCCAGAGTAACACCTCCAGTAGGAATTAGGGGAATATTACCCAGTGGCCCTTGCAAACTTTTAATGTAGCTAGCACCTCCTGTTGCTGAGATGGGAAAAACCTTAACACAGCTAGCGCCAGCTTGCCAGGCGCTAACTATTTCCGTAGGCGAGAAAGCACCAGGAATTATTGGTATACCTGCATTAACTGCGGCTTCAATCATAGCTAAATCGGTGTGGGGAGTAAAGAGAAATTGAGCGCCACACTCAACAGCTCGCTCTAGCTGCTCTAAGTTTAAGAGCGTACCAGTACCAATTGTAAACTCTGGCAATTCCGAGCGCAATTGGGAAATTAGCTCAGGTGCGCGATCGCTGTTCCAGGTAATTTCAATTAACTGAATTCCTCCCTTTGCTATAGCTTTAGCCATCAGCGCTCCCAGTTCCATTTTTGGGGAACGTATGACCGCGATCGCGCGGTGTTTTTGCAGTAGTTTTAACCAATATCGATCGTTCATGCTAATTTATTATAATATACATATTCACTATCAAAATTGTGGAAGTTGGTCATCGCCGGGAAATTTACGAAAGATGAATGAGTGCGATCGCGTCTTGCTTCTCTCTTTAAAAGCTATCCCCGCACTCAATTACTTATTTAAGCTACTCTCAGTGTAACAGCCTCTCGGCATTACCGTTCTCTACAAAAAAAGGTAAACTGGTATAGTCGTGTATGCTGTGGGTATCACCCCCCTGCGGCAGATTTTCGTGGAGGCTTAATGAATAATTTTGATGCAGCTACTCCTCTCAAGTCCCAAGGAGTTAGTCGCTTATTAACGCAGTTTCTTTGGGCTAACCTATCGTTAGCCATCATTTCCCTAATTTTCTCTTTGCTTAAAGTAATAGCACCGACTATTTCTGAGGCGCTTCAAGGTCTGCAAGAGATTTTGCTATTTGTTGCACTTTTTATAGGCTTGGTTGCGTTAGTGCTTTGGCTAGTATGGCTATATCGTCTGCACGTCGATCTCAAGGTTCTCTTCAAGGATTATCCCATCACGCCAGGAGGAGCCCTTGCAAGATTTTTGA contains:
- a CDS encoding Hsp70 family protein; this translates as MAIAIDFGTSNTVIARWNQASQQPETLRLPGLSLISAPNPPLIPSLLYAEDAAQGKVVLGQQVRDRGLDLNADPRFFRNFKRGIGTPIQGFLPELDGQIVTFEQVGQWFLNHIVGSIRELPLPVDSVVFTVPVDSFEAYRNWLGKVSQSLQVEQVRMLDEPTAAALGYGLADREILLVIDFGGGTLDLSLVRLDNSEGKKPLGFILKWGEKLLAESSGQKLKTARVLAKAGQNLGGSDIDNWLVDYFAQSQGLAKSPLTTRLAERLKIQLSLQSKATEVYFNDETFDSYELELERDRFENILAEHQFFDNLDECMNQVLQQARRQGIETADIDAVLLVGGTVQIPAVQTWVEKYFNSTKIRCQKPFEAIAHGALQLSQGVEVKDFLYHSYGIRYWNRRDNCHSWHPLIKSGQAYPMSEPIELVLGASIESQPSIELIVGELGAETGGTEVYFDGDRLVTRQLSGRTSVQALNDREGARSIAQLNPPGYPGSDRIKILFRVDNQRFLRMTVEDLLTTQTLLEDKPVVQLS
- a CDS encoding L,D-transpeptidase, whose translation is MKNIISSIWLRRAVTLCACSALSISALCGASTPATANEAHNKIAYRIMQLQQSNQRWIEIDLSRQRLVAWEGNKAVYAVIVSTGKSSTPTRVGTFAIQTKYVTTRMTGDDYDLPNVPYTMYYDGGNAIHGADWHNLFGNPVTHGCTNVAVDHAKWLFEWADVGTPVVVHKS
- a CDS encoding bifunctional 4-hydroxy-2-oxoglutarate aldolase/2-dehydro-3-deoxy-phosphogluconate aldolase, which produces MNDRYWLKLLQKHRAIAVIRSPKMELGALMAKAIAKGGIQLIEITWNSDRAPELISQLRSELPEFTIGTGTLLNLEQLERAVECGAQFLFTPHTDLAMIEAAVNAGIPIIPGAFSPTEIVSAWQAGASCVKVFPISATGGASYIKSLQGPLGNIPLIPTGGVTLENAKIFIEAGAIAVGLAGDLFPQQLVETGDWDAIAQLARNLVKNLT